From Streptomyces qinzhouensis, one genomic window encodes:
- a CDS encoding RHS repeat-associated core domain-containing protein, translating into MRLSRRKPPGRRPRSGKPRIRVPGLRRSRPRTPRSSGPFVRGRTHPLGRLISAVPTRLGTALGVLLALLASVLGGPAVAAEAPVDGKRKPAWAKSRPVASVPGREPPARARPADPAEQRAVKTVPRPVRPRAAGAEIALTPGARSATAVPGTPLSVRAADARGPRKLRVDVLDPAVADRAGVDGLLFRVVRTDGLRTSAPVTVDVDYSGFRAAYGGDYAARLHLVRLPACAATTPKRADCGRTTPLPTRNDFAGNRLGGAVTATAPAAALYAVTSSPNGAAGSFKPSSLAPSALWQVGLQSGEFTWSYPLTLPSVPGIEPDLALAYASGSVDGRTASTNNQPSWAGEGFDLQPGFIERQYTGCSDDLAGGNNTTATGDLCYASRNATVALPGVAGELVWDATKQIWRAEEDDGWRVEQLFGAGNGDNDGEYWRMTSPDGTQYFFGRTTAAKSAWTVPVYGNHSGEPCNSASYSTSWCQQAYRWMLDHVVNRDGDIITYTYDTETNHYGRDNTPSAATPYIRGGHLVRIDYGLRQGQAEPDARVLFTTADRCLPGSACRRTVPSEWPDVPWDQQCDGGNCAGRTTPAFFGSKRLDKVTAQVRDGGVFKDVTSWKLDHTYPATGDGTSAALWLASVTRTGHAGTTLSEPPVDFDGERLPNRLSTGGGLPPLNKWRVKAVNTETGGRIQTSYVQAGCDPAAPPAADRNGLNCFPGRWIPAGGSQSQLDWFHKYLVTEVREIDRVGGSPDEVTSYEYVGGAAWRHDEAELVPEELKTWGQWRGYQTVKVRTGAVGSVRTLTEHRFYRGMHGDKNADGTTKNVVVAGKPDKPTLRGFAHEEITYNGDGGPEIERTISEPVEIGPTAERSRPTGTLSAYTTEVKQTYTRTALAGGGNRETRETHEYDQRGVNHRTHDQGDLADPNDDVCTNVDYTPNPTDWIIGAPYRVESVGRPCGTAAQNAGDVVSDVRTYYDGSTTLGAVPSKARPTKVEELSDWSAGGGTYTTVSRHAYDAHGRETEEWDALGNRDETAYTPATGGPVTEIRTANALGHTETTALHPLLGVTTATTDPDGRRTHLAHDALGRLTQAWGPGRPTTQSPDASFSYLVRADGPTAVTSRILLGSGQYKTSYSLHDGFLRTRQTQSPAPGGGRILTDTAYDSHGRVAKTNDPYHNADPPGTVLFRAHDASVPAQTEFVFDGAGRETAEIERVLGAEKWRTTTAYGGNWVREEPPRGATPTTTFFDAEERRTELRQHKNATEYDATRYTYTKSGQLATVTDPAGNAWRHFYDVRGRGTRTEDPDKGATTTVYDDEDRPLTVTDSRGRTLRHVYDALGRRTATHENSLTGPKLIETVFDTLAKGQTTASIRYAGGHAYRNDIVGYDGRGRPAGTAVTIPASEGALAGRYESLFTYDDAGQITGTSLPAAGGLPAETLHQAYDELGQVTSLTGIDPYVNFTGYDSLGAVTEFILGTTGRQLRQSFEYETGTRRLAVSRTEQEGMPAPTVERAFGYDPAGNITKLTTAALGRDTDTQCFGTDYLRRLTEAWTPGGDCTAPPTTAGLGGPAPYWHSYTFDAIGNRTSETWRSQAGNTTRAYAYPAAGSPQPHTLTSVTQTGPAGNRTDTFTYDSDGNTTARNLGGVGQSLTWDTEGLLASVGVNGQTTEFLYSAEGNRLIRREQGATTLYLGDTELRLNTATQTVTGTRSYAIHGSTVAVRKPAGLTWLSADHHGTGETAIDDTTGQAVHRLHLPYGGPRGTAGGTWPDEKGFVGGTMDTATGLTHLGAREYDPLTGRFVSVDPIIDYDDPQQMNGYAYGNNNPASFSDPDGLKPKPKNKKPPAKKKPATKAKSPVKSTVCHSAQQCRALESPKKEPKKPKAKTGAAKKGTCTGKECAGKPPKPPKPPKKEKTPPAKPGKPSKWKNDKVAGVAKGTSIAGEALGAGLDSPDAAIKQAEKQRDKSRTKKGLGPGEKKKAMDAASKNLRDTRKAMAPWAKSFKVAGRALPFVGAGAEVLSNYASGDSIGKAAVKGVVGSAIGTGATMVGCAAGGPVGCLVGAGVGLALSAGSDWLFDTFWKE; encoded by the coding sequence ATGCGCCTGTCTCGCCGGAAGCCCCCGGGGCGAAGGCCCCGCTCCGGAAAGCCCCGGATCCGCGTACCCGGGCTTCGGAGGTCCCGCCCCCGGACACCCCGCAGCAGCGGTCCCTTCGTCCGGGGCCGTACCCATCCGCTGGGCCGACTGATCAGCGCCGTCCCCACCCGGCTCGGAACCGCCCTGGGGGTTCTGCTCGCCCTGCTGGCCTCGGTCCTCGGCGGCCCCGCCGTGGCCGCGGAGGCGCCCGTCGACGGGAAACGCAAACCGGCCTGGGCCAAGAGCCGTCCGGTGGCGTCCGTACCGGGCCGGGAGCCGCCCGCCCGCGCCCGCCCCGCGGATCCGGCGGAACAGCGAGCGGTGAAGACCGTCCCGCGCCCGGTCCGGCCGCGCGCCGCGGGCGCCGAGATCGCCCTCACCCCCGGTGCCAGGTCCGCGACCGCGGTACCCGGCACCCCGCTGAGCGTCAGAGCGGCCGACGCCCGCGGCCCCCGGAAACTGCGGGTCGACGTCCTCGACCCCGCCGTCGCCGACCGCGCCGGTGTCGACGGGCTGCTGTTCCGCGTCGTACGCACCGACGGCCTGCGCACCTCCGCGCCCGTCACCGTCGACGTCGACTACTCGGGCTTCCGGGCCGCCTACGGCGGCGACTACGCGGCCCGGCTGCACCTGGTGCGGCTGCCCGCCTGTGCCGCGACCACCCCGAAGCGGGCCGACTGCGGCCGTACCACCCCGCTGCCCACCCGCAACGACTTCGCGGGCAACAGGCTCGGCGGAGCGGTCACCGCGACCGCCCCCGCCGCCGCCCTGTACGCGGTGACCTCCTCGCCCAACGGCGCCGCGGGCAGCTTCAAGCCCAGCTCCCTCGCCCCGTCGGCGCTGTGGCAGGTCGGCCTCCAGTCCGGGGAGTTCACCTGGTCGTACCCGCTGACGCTGCCCTCCGTGCCCGGCATCGAACCGGACCTCGCGCTGGCCTACGCCTCCGGCTCCGTCGACGGCCGTACCGCCTCCACCAACAACCAGCCGTCCTGGGCCGGCGAGGGCTTCGACCTTCAGCCCGGGTTCATCGAGCGCCAGTACACCGGGTGCTCCGACGACCTGGCGGGCGGCAACAACACCACCGCCACCGGTGACCTCTGCTACGCCTCCCGGAACGCGACCGTCGCTCTCCCGGGCGTCGCGGGCGAACTGGTCTGGGACGCCACCAAGCAGATCTGGCGCGCCGAGGAGGACGACGGCTGGCGCGTGGAGCAGCTGTTCGGCGCGGGCAACGGCGACAACGACGGCGAGTACTGGCGGATGACGTCCCCCGACGGCACCCAGTACTTCTTCGGCCGCACCACCGCCGCGAAGTCGGCCTGGACCGTCCCCGTCTACGGCAACCACAGCGGTGAGCCCTGCAACTCGGCCTCCTACTCGACCTCCTGGTGTCAGCAGGCGTACCGCTGGATGCTCGACCATGTCGTGAACCGCGACGGCGACATCATCACGTACACCTACGACACCGAGACCAACCACTACGGCCGGGACAACACCCCCTCCGCCGCCACTCCCTACATCCGCGGCGGCCATCTCGTCCGCATCGACTACGGGCTGCGCCAGGGGCAGGCCGAACCCGACGCCCGGGTGCTGTTCACCACCGCGGACCGCTGTCTGCCGGGCTCCGCCTGCCGCCGGACCGTCCCGAGCGAATGGCCGGACGTGCCGTGGGACCAGCAGTGCGACGGCGGCAACTGCGCCGGGCGGACCACCCCCGCCTTCTTCGGCAGCAAGCGGCTGGACAAGGTCACCGCGCAGGTGCGGGACGGCGGGGTGTTCAAGGACGTCACCTCCTGGAAGCTCGACCACACCTATCCGGCCACCGGTGACGGGACTTCGGCCGCGCTGTGGCTGGCGTCCGTCACCCGCACCGGGCACGCGGGCACCACGCTGAGCGAACCGCCGGTCGACTTCGACGGGGAGCGGCTGCCGAACCGGCTGAGTACCGGCGGCGGGCTGCCGCCGCTGAACAAGTGGCGCGTCAAGGCGGTCAACACCGAGACCGGCGGCCGGATCCAGACGTCCTACGTCCAGGCCGGGTGCGACCCGGCCGCGCCGCCCGCCGCCGACCGGAACGGCCTCAACTGCTTCCCGGGCCGCTGGATCCCGGCCGGGGGATCCCAGTCCCAGCTGGACTGGTTCCACAAATACCTGGTCACCGAGGTCCGCGAGATCGACCGGGTCGGGGGCTCGCCCGACGAGGTGACGTCGTACGAGTACGTCGGCGGTGCCGCCTGGCGTCACGACGAGGCCGAGCTGGTTCCCGAAGAGCTGAAGACCTGGGGCCAGTGGCGCGGCTACCAGACCGTGAAGGTCAGGACCGGCGCCGTCGGCAGCGTCCGTACCCTGACCGAGCACCGTTTCTACCGGGGCATGCACGGCGACAAGAACGCCGACGGCACGACGAAGAACGTCGTCGTCGCCGGAAAGCCCGACAAGCCGACCCTCCGCGGCTTCGCCCACGAGGAGATCACCTACAACGGCGACGGCGGCCCCGAGATCGAACGCACCATCAGCGAACCGGTCGAGATCGGCCCCACCGCGGAACGCTCCCGCCCCACCGGGACCCTGAGCGCCTACACCACCGAGGTCAAACAGACCTACACCCGCACGGCCCTGGCGGGCGGGGGCAACCGGGAGACCCGGGAGACACACGAGTACGACCAGCGCGGCGTGAACCATCGCACCCATGACCAGGGCGACCTGGCCGACCCGAACGACGACGTCTGCACGAACGTCGACTACACGCCGAACCCGACCGACTGGATCATCGGGGCCCCGTACCGGGTGGAGTCCGTCGGCCGTCCCTGCGGCACCGCGGCGCAGAACGCGGGCGACGTCGTCTCCGACGTCCGCACCTACTACGACGGCTCCACCACCCTCGGCGCCGTCCCGTCCAAGGCCCGGCCCACGAAGGTCGAGGAACTCTCGGACTGGTCCGCGGGCGGCGGTACCTACACCACGGTCTCGCGCCACGCGTACGACGCGCACGGGCGGGAGACGGAGGAGTGGGACGCACTGGGGAACCGGGACGAGACGGCGTACACCCCGGCGACGGGCGGACCGGTCACGGAGATCCGGACGGCCAACGCGCTGGGACACACCGAGACCACCGCCCTGCACCCGCTGCTGGGCGTCACGACGGCGACCACCGACCCCGACGGCCGGCGCACCCATCTCGCCCATGACGCCCTGGGGCGCCTGACCCAGGCATGGGGTCCCGGACGGCCCACCACCCAGAGCCCGGACGCCTCCTTCTCCTATCTGGTGCGCGCCGACGGCCCCACCGCGGTGACCAGCCGGATCCTGCTCGGCAGCGGCCAGTACAAGACCTCGTACTCCCTCCACGACGGCTTCCTGCGGACACGTCAGACCCAGTCCCCGGCACCCGGCGGAGGCAGGATCCTGACCGATACCGCCTACGACAGCCACGGGCGGGTTGCGAAGACCAACGATCCCTACCACAACGCCGATCCGCCGGGAACCGTGCTCTTCCGGGCCCATGACGCATCCGTGCCCGCGCAGACCGAGTTCGTCTTCGACGGCGCGGGCCGGGAGACCGCCGAGATCGAGAGGGTTCTCGGCGCCGAGAAGTGGCGGACCACCACCGCCTACGGGGGCAACTGGGTCCGTGAGGAACCACCCCGGGGCGCCACGCCCACCACGACCTTCTTCGACGCGGAAGAACGCCGTACCGAGCTGCGCCAGCACAAGAACGCGACCGAGTACGACGCGACCCGCTACACGTACACCAAGAGTGGACAGCTCGCGACGGTCACGGACCCCGCGGGCAACGCCTGGCGGCACTTCTACGACGTCCGGGGCCGGGGGACCCGTACCGAGGATCCCGACAAGGGCGCGACGACCACGGTGTACGACGACGAGGACCGTCCGCTCACGGTGACCGACTCGCGCGGCAGGACCCTGCGGCACGTGTACGACGCCCTGGGCCGCAGGACCGCCACGCACGAGAACTCCCTCACCGGTCCGAAGCTCATCGAGACGGTCTTCGACACCCTGGCCAAGGGACAGACCACCGCGTCGATCCGGTACGCGGGCGGTCACGCCTACCGCAATGACATCGTCGGCTACGACGGCCGCGGCCGGCCGGCCGGCACGGCCGTCACCATCCCCGCGTCCGAGGGCGCTCTCGCCGGACGATACGAATCCCTGTTCACCTACGACGACGCCGGACAGATCACCGGCACCAGCCTGCCCGCCGCCGGCGGGCTCCCCGCCGAGACCCTCCATCAGGCCTACGACGAACTCGGCCAGGTCACCTCCCTCACCGGCATCGACCCGTATGTCAACTTCACCGGCTACGACTCCCTGGGCGCCGTGACCGAGTTCATCCTGGGCACGACGGGGCGCCAGTTGCGCCAGTCCTTCGAGTACGAGACCGGCACCCGGCGCCTCGCGGTCTCCCGTACCGAACAGGAGGGAATGCCCGCCCCGACGGTGGAACGCGCCTTCGGCTACGACCCGGCCGGGAACATCACCAAGCTGACGACCGCGGCGCTCGGCAGGGACACCGACACCCAGTGCTTCGGAACGGACTACCTGCGGCGGCTCACGGAGGCTTGGACCCCCGGCGGCGACTGCACGGCCCCTCCCACCACCGCCGGACTGGGCGGACCGGCGCCGTACTGGCACAGCTACACCTTCGACGCCATCGGCAACAGAACGAGCGAGACCTGGCGCAGCCAGGCCGGGAACACCACCCGGGCCTATGCCTATCCGGCGGCCGGATCGCCGCAGCCGCACACCCTGACGTCGGTCACCCAGACCGGACCGGCCGGAAACCGGACCGACACCTTCACCTACGACTCCGACGGCAACACCACAGCCCGGAACCTCGGCGGGGTCGGCCAGAGCCTGACCTGGGACACCGAAGGGCTCCTCGCCTCGGTCGGCGTGAACGGGCAGACCACCGAATTCCTCTACAGCGCCGAGGGGAACCGGCTGATCCGCCGGGAGCAGGGCGCCACGACGCTGTACCTCGGGGACACCGAACTCCGGCTGAACACCGCTACCCAGACCGTCACCGGGACCCGCTCCTACGCGATACACGGCTCGACGGTCGCGGTCCGCAAACCCGCCGGACTGACCTGGCTCTCCGCCGACCACCACGGCACCGGTGAGACGGCGATCGACGACACGACCGGGCAGGCCGTCCACCGGCTGCACCTGCCGTACGGCGGGCCGCGCGGCACGGCCGGGGGTACCTGGCCGGACGAGAAGGGCTTCGTGGGCGGCACCATGGACACCGCCACGGGCCTGACCCATCTGGGGGCGCGCGAGTACGACCCCCTCACCGGCCGGTTCGTCTCGGTCGATCCGATCATCGACTACGACGACCCGCAGCAAATGAACGGGTACGCGTACGGCAACAACAACCCGGCCAGTTTCAGTGACCCCGACGGCCTCAAACCGAAGCCCAAGAACAAGAAGCCGCCCGCCAAGAAGAAGCCCGCCACCAAGGCGAAGTCACCGGTCAAGTCGACGGTGTGCCACAGCGCGCAGCAGTGCCGGGCCCTGGAGTCACCCAAGAAGGAACCGAAGAAGCCCAAGGCGAAGACGGGCGCCGCGAAGAAAGGCACCTGCACGGGGAAAGAGTGCGCCGGGAAGCCGCCCAAGCCGCCGAAGCCGCCGAAGAAGGAGAAGACCCCGCCGGCCAAGCCCGGAAAGCCGTCGAAGTGGAAGAACGACAAGGTTGCGGGCGTGGCCAAGGGGACCTCCATCGCGGGGGAAGCCCTGGGGGCCGGTCTCGACTCGCCCGACGCCGCCATCAAGCAGGCCGAGAAACAGCGCGACAAATCCCGGACCAAGAAGGGCCTCGGCCCGGGTGAGAAGAAGAAAGCGATGGACGCGGCGAGCAAGAACCTCCGGGACACCCGGAAGGCCATGGCTCCCTGGGCCAAATCATTCAAAGTCGCCGGAAGGGCACTCCCGTTCGTCGGTGCGGGCGCCGAGGTGCTCAGCAACTACGCGAGCGGTGACAGCATCGGCAAGGCCGCGGTCAAGGGAGTCGTCGGCTCCGCCATCGGGACCGGTGCCACGATGGTCGGCTGTGCCGCCGGCGGCCCCGTCGGCTGCCTCGTGGGCGCCGGTGTCGGCCTGGCACTGAGCGCCGGCAGCGACTGGTTGTTCGACACCTTCTGGAAAGAATAG